One genomic region from Gemmatimonadetes bacterium SCN 70-22 encodes:
- a CDS encoding peptidase S9, whose product MAFPLALAAQGRAIQPGDIFRFRDVGEARISPDGAWVAYTLTTTDSVKDKSDSDVWMVSWDGTRTVRLTNSPEGEGAPRWSPDNRYLAFVSGRYEGKGGQVWLLDRAGGEGVRLTDFKDGVSEYAWSPDGTRLVVVSRDPVPEDEKRDSAAARSPKPIVIDRYHFKEDREGYLERRRSHLYVVDVASRKVEQVTSGDFDDASPRWSPDGTRLAFVSRRGSDADRENNSDIFVVEARAGATPVRLTSWPGPDDTPEWSPDGTQIAYLQGSEPRLYAYNQDALAVIPSTGGTPRLLAPALDRDVSRPMWAHDGQSIWALVTDDRAQHLARIAVGSGAVTRVVEGRRVVSAFDMSDDGRMVARVASATQPYEAFAVEAGALRALTHANDSLVRDLRLGTTEDLSFRNKDGLTVGALLVKPADYTPGRRYPLVLRIHGGPNGQDQHAFSLERELFAARGYVVLAVNYRGSSGRGQAWKKAIFADWGNKEVQDLLAGVDHVIAAGIADPDRLAIGGWSYGGILTNYTIATTPRFRAATSGAGSSLQTSMYGSDQYTFQYEAELGAPWKNPKAWEKVSYPFYHADRIRTPTLFLGGEKDFNVPIAGSEQMYQALKSLGVDAQLIVYPGQFHGITRPSFVLDRYQRYLGWYEKYLRPPTP is encoded by the coding sequence ATGGCCTTTCCGCTCGCCCTCGCTGCACAAGGGCGCGCGATCCAGCCCGGGGACATCTTCCGCTTCCGCGACGTGGGCGAGGCACGCATCTCGCCGGACGGCGCCTGGGTTGCCTATACCCTGACGACGACCGATTCCGTCAAGGACAAGTCGGACAGCGACGTCTGGATGGTGAGCTGGGACGGGACGCGCACGGTGCGCCTGACGAACTCGCCCGAGGGAGAGGGGGCGCCGCGGTGGTCGCCCGACAACCGTTACCTGGCCTTCGTCTCGGGACGCTACGAGGGCAAGGGGGGGCAGGTCTGGCTGCTCGACCGTGCCGGGGGGGAAGGGGTGCGGCTGACGGACTTCAAGGACGGGGTTTCCGAGTATGCCTGGTCACCCGACGGCACGCGCCTCGTGGTGGTGTCGCGTGACCCGGTGCCCGAGGACGAGAAGAGGGACAGCGCGGCCGCGAGGTCACCCAAGCCGATCGTCATCGACCGGTACCACTTCAAGGAGGACCGGGAGGGGTACCTCGAGCGACGGCGGAGCCACCTGTACGTGGTCGACGTCGCCAGCCGCAAGGTCGAGCAGGTGACCAGCGGCGACTTCGACGACGCCTCGCCGCGCTGGTCGCCGGACGGGACGCGCCTCGCCTTCGTGTCGCGACGCGGGAGCGACGCCGACCGGGAGAACAACAGTGACATCTTCGTGGTCGAGGCGCGTGCCGGCGCCACGCCCGTGCGCCTGACGAGCTGGCCCGGACCCGACGACACCCCCGAGTGGAGCCCCGACGGGACGCAGATCGCCTACCTGCAGGGGAGCGAGCCGCGACTCTACGCCTACAACCAGGACGCACTCGCCGTCATCCCGAGCACCGGAGGGACACCACGGCTGCTCGCGCCCGCGCTCGATCGCGACGTGTCGCGCCCGATGTGGGCGCACGATGGCCAGTCGATCTGGGCCCTGGTCACCGACGACCGGGCACAGCACCTGGCGCGCATCGCGGTGGGTAGCGGGGCGGTGACGCGAGTCGTGGAGGGACGCCGGGTAGTGAGCGCCTTCGACATGAGCGACGACGGACGCATGGTGGCCCGCGTCGCCTCGGCGACGCAGCCCTACGAGGCCTTCGCGGTGGAAGCGGGGGCGTTGCGCGCCTTGACGCACGCCAACGACTCGCTGGTGCGTGACCTGCGGCTGGGGACGACGGAGGACCTCTCGTTCAGGAACAAGGACGGGCTCACGGTGGGGGCCCTCCTGGTGAAGCCGGCCGATTACACCCCTGGAAGGAGGTACCCGCTCGTCCTGCGCATTCACGGCGGGCCGAACGGGCAGGACCAGCACGCCTTCTCCCTCGAGCGTGAACTCTTCGCCGCCCGAGGCTACGTGGTCCTGGCGGTGAACTATCGCGGCAGCTCCGGGCGCGGGCAGGCCTGGAAGAAGGCGATCTTCGCCGACTGGGGGAACAAGGAGGTGCAGGACCTCCTCGCCGGCGTGGATCACGTCATTGCGGCGGGAATCGCCGACCCCGATCGCCTGGCCATCGGCGGATGGAGCTACGGGGGCATCCTGACCAACTACACCATCGCGACCACGCCCCGTTTCCGCGCCGCGACGAGCGGGGCGGGGAGCTCGCTGCAGACGTCGATGTACGGGAGCGACCAGTACACGTTCCAGTACGAGGCCGAGCTCGGGGCGCCGTGGAAGAACCCGAAGGCATGGGAGAAGGTCTCCTATCCGTTCTACCACGCCGACCGCATCCGCACGCCCACGCTGTTCCTTGGCGGCGAGAAGGACTTCAACGTCCCGATCGCAGGGAGCGAGCAGATGTACCAGGCGCTCAAGTCGTTAGGCGTGGACGCCCAGCTCATCGTCTATCCCGGCCAGTTCCACGGGATCACGCGCCCCTCGTTCGTGCTCGACCGCTACCAGCGTTACCTGGGCTGGTACGAGAAGTACCTGCGCCCGCCCACGCCGTAG